The following coding sequences lie in one Fundulus heteroclitus isolate FHET01 chromosome 20, MU-UCD_Fhet_4.1, whole genome shotgun sequence genomic window:
- the slc4a8 gene encoding electroneutral sodium bicarbonate exchanger 1 isoform X1 — MSASGDPPSLLCYQRPDEEVVVDQGGTSSVMNTHYEKEELEGHRTLFVGVRMPRQSHRQRKPHGSRHRKKDKRAGSITTQQSEESETGASSHDTPSQRVQFILGTEEDAEHVSHELFTELDEICVKDGKDAEWKETARWLKFEEDVEDGGERWSKPYVATLSLHSLFELRSCIINGSVLLDMRADSIEEIADMVLDHQEASHELDDTVRVRVREALLKRHHHQNEKKKNLIPIVRSIAEGARKQSEPQVVGSATSPQPPLPTEPAKNGAGQDSQVDLSKVDLHFMKKIPVGAEASNVLVGVLDFLERPVVAFVRLSPAVLLTGLTEVPIPTRFLFILLGPDGKAQQYHEIGRSMSTIMTDEIFHNVAYKAKDRSDLLAGIDEFLDQVTVLPPGEWDPSIRIEPPKNVPSQEKRKMPGVPNGTGLQVDEPQHAEPHGPELQRTGRLFGGLILDIKRKAPFYLSDFRDALSLQCVASFLFLYCACMSPVITFGGLLGEATEGRISAIESLFGASMTGVAYSLFAGQPLTILGSTGPVLVFEKILFKFCKDYGLSYLSLRACIGLWTALLCLMLVATDASSLVCYITRFTEEAFAALICLIFIYEALEKLFHLGKLYPYNTNSELDKLTLAYCRCAEPDNPSNKTLELWSERNITASVVPWDNLTVKECISLQGQFVGTACGHHGPFTPDVLFWSIILFFSTFFMSAFLKQFKTSRYFPTKVRSMISDFAVFLTIVMMVLLDYVLGVPSQKLKVPNKFQPTRDDRGWLINPIGPNPWWTALVASIPALLCTILIFMDQQITAVIINRKEHKLLKGCGYHLDLLMVGVMLAVCSIMGLPWFVAATVLSISHVNSLKLESESAAPGEQPRFLGIREQRVTGLVIFLLMGCSVFMTGALQFIPMPVLYGVFLYMGASSLKGIQFFDRLKLFGMPAKHQPDFIYLRHVPLRKVHLFTVTQLTCLVLLWIIKHSPAAIVFPMMVLALVFIRKLLDLCFSKRELSYLDDLMPEWKKKNLDDASKEFEGESQEMLSLNKDNPATVQIPIEGSRAVQKTHDPKCDPSDINISDEMSKTTVWKSLNSNHKDIRPVAAKKD; from the exons aGGCCCGATGAGGAGGTGGTGGTTGACCAGGGAGGGACCAGCTCGGTGATGAACACTCACTATGAAAAAGAGGAGCTAGAAG GACACAGGACTCTGTTTGTGGGGGTTCGGATGCCGAGGCAGAGCCATCGGCAACGCAAACCCCACGGATCCCGCCACCGGAAGAAAGATAAGAGGGCAGGAAGCATCACGACACAACAAAGCGAGGAAAGTGAGACCGGTGCCAGCAGCCATG ACACTCCATCCCAGCGGGTCCAGTTCATCCTGGGCACAGAGGAGGATGCCGAGCACGTCTCCCATGAGCTGTTCACCGAGCTGGACGAGATCTGCGTGAAGGATGGCAAAGATGCCGAGTGGAAGGAAACAGCCAG ATGGCTGAAGTTTGAAGAGGACGTGGAGGACGGTGGAGAGAGGTGGAGCAAGCCTTACGTCGCTACACTTTCTCTTCACAGCTTGTTTGAGCTGCGGAGCTGTATTATCAATGGCAGCGTGCTGCTGGACATGCGGGCTGACTCCATTGAGGAGATAGCGG ACATGGTTCTGGACCACCAGGAGGCCTCGCACGAGCTGGATGACACCGTCAGAGTGAGGGTACGGGAGGCCCTGCTGAAGAGACACCACCACCAAaacgagaagaagaagaacctcATTCCCATCGTACGCTCCATCGCCGAGGGAGCACGCAAACAGTCAGAGCCTCAAGTAGTAG GGTCAGCCACGTCTCCTCAGCCGCCTCTGCCCACTGAACCTGCCAAGAATGGTGCTGGACAGGACAGTCAAGTGGACCTCAGTAAG GTCGATCTGCACTTCATGAAGAAGATTCCAGTTGGCGCCGAGGCTTCAAATGTGCTGGTTGGAGTTTTGGACTTCCTGGAGAGGCCCGTTGTTGCGTTTGTACGCCTCTCCCCTGCCGTCCTGCTCACCGGACTCACCGAGGTCCCCATCCCCACCAG ATTCCTCTTTATCCTTCTGGGCCCTGATGGAAAAGCTCAGCAGTACCATGAAATAGGACGCTCGATGTCGACCATCATGACTGACGAG ATCTTCCACAATGTCGCCTACAAGGCAAAGGACAGAAGTGACCTGTTAGCAGGGATAGACGAGTTTCTGGACCAGGTGACTGTCCTGCCACCAGGGGAGTGGGACCCTTCCATCCGAATAGAGCCCCCCAAAAATGTCCCCTCTCAG GAGAAGAGGAAAATGCCGGGAGTTCCCAACGGTACAGGCTTGCAGGTGGATGAACCACAACATGCTGAACCCCACGGACCGGAGCTGCAGAGGACAGGAAG GTTATTTGGCGGCCTCATACTGGACATTAAGAGGAAGGCTCCCTTCTATCTGAGTGACTTTAGGGACGCCCTTAGCCTCCAGTGTGTGgcctccttcctcttcctctactGTGCCTGCATGTCTCCTGTCATCACCTTTGGCGGGCTGCTCGGCGAGGCGACTGAAGGACGCATT AGCGCCATAGAGTCTTTGTTCGGTGCGTCGATGACCGGAGTGGCCTACTCTCTGTTTGCTGGTCAGCCTCTCACCATTCTGGGCAGCACAGGTCCTGTTCTGGTTTTTGAGAAAATACTCTTCAAATTCTGCAA gGACTATGGCCTGTCGTATTTGTCCCTCCGGGCTTGCATTGGCCTGTGGACAGCCCTGCTTTGTTTGATGCTAGTGGCCACAGATGCTAGTTCTCTGGTTTGCTACATCACTCGGTTCACAGAGGAGGCGTTTGCTGCCCTCATCTGCCTCATCTTCATCTATGAGGCCTTGGAGAAACTGTTCCACTTGGGGAAGCTGTACCCCTACAATACAAACAGTGAGCTGGACAAACTCACGCTAGCATA CTGCAGGTGTGCAGAGCCTGATAATCCCAGCAATAAAACCTTAGAGCTGTGGAGCGAGAGAAATATCACAGCCTCTGTTGTACCCTGGGATAACCTGACTGTTAAG GAATGTATCAGCCTGCAGGGACAGTTCGTTGGGACAGCATGTGGACACCATGGCCCCTTCACCCCTGATGTTCTCTTCTGGTCCATCATCTTGTTCTTTTCAACGTTCTTCATGTCGGCCTTCCTCAAACAGTTCAAGACAAGTCGTTATTTCCCCACCAAG GTTCGTTCAATGATCAGTGACTTTGCAGTCTTTCTTACAATTGTTATGATGGTCCTGCTCGACTATGTCCTTGGGGTGCCCTCCCAGAAGCTGAAGGTGCCGAACAAATTTCAG CCTACCAGAGATGATCGCGGTTGGCTGATCAATCCAATCGGGCCAAACCCCTGGTGGACCGCCCTGGTTGCGTCCATACCTGCTCTTCTCTGCACCATCCTCATCTTCATGGACCAACAGATAACGGCAGTCATCATAAACCGCAAAGAACACAAACTTCTG AAAGGCTGCGGGTACCATCTAGACCTGCTGATGGTGGGGGTGATGCTGGCTGTGTGCTCCATCATGGGATTGCCGTGGTTTGTGGCGGCAACCGTGTTGTCCATCTCTCATGTCAACAGCCTGAAACTGGAGTCAGAGAGCGCAGCTCCTGGAGAGCAGCCGCGCTTCCTGGGCATCAGAGAGCAGCGGGTCACGGGTCTGGTTATCTTCCTGCTCATGGGCTGCTCTGTGTTCATGACTGGAGCGCTGCAG TTTATTCCTATGCCTGTATTGTATGGAGTTTTTCTTTACATGGGAGCATCTTCATTAAAAGGCATTCAG TTCTTTGACCGCTTGAAGCTTTTCGGTATGCCAGCAAAACACCAGCCTGATTTCATCTATCTGAGACACGTCCCCTTGAGAAAGGTGCACCTGTTCACtgtcactcagctcacctgtctGGTGCTGCTCTGGATCATCAAGCACTCTCCTGCCGCCATCGTCTTCCCCATGATG GTCCTGGCCCTGGTGTTCATCCGTAAGCTGCTGGATCTGTGCTTCTCTAAACGAGAGCTGAGCTACCTGGACGACTTGATGCCTGAGTGGAAGAAGAAAAACCTGGATGATGCTTCCAAAGAGTTTGAAGGG GAATCACAAGAAATGCTCAGCCtgaacaaagacaatccagctaCTGTTCAGATTCCCATAGAGGGCAGCAGAGCTGTTCAAAAAACACATGATCCCAA GTGTGATCCGTCTGATATTAACATATCTGATGAAATGTCTAAAACCACTGTGTGGAAATCCCTCAACTCCAATCATAAGGACATCCGTCCTGTGGCTGCTAAAAAG GATTGA
- the slc4a8 gene encoding electroneutral sodium bicarbonate exchanger 1 isoform X2 — translation MSASGDPPSLLCYQRPDEEVVVDQGGTSSVMNTHYEKEELEGHRTLFVGVRMPRQSHRQRKPHGSRHRKKDKRAGSITTQQSEESETGASSHDTPSQRVQFILGTEEDAEHVSHELFTELDEICVKDGKDAEWKETARWLKFEEDVEDGGERWSKPYVATLSLHSLFELRSCIINGSVLLDMRADSIEEIADMVLDHQEASHELDDTVRVRVREALLKRHHHQNEKKKNLIPIVRSIAEGARKQSEPQVVGSATSPQPPLPTEPAKNGAGQDSQVDLSKVDLHFMKKIPVGAEASNVLVGVLDFLERPVVAFVRLSPAVLLTGLTEVPIPTRFLFILLGPDGKAQQYHEIGRSMSTIMTDEIFHNVAYKAKDRSDLLAGIDEFLDQVTVLPPGEWDPSIRIEPPKNVPSQEKRKMPGVPNGTGLQVDEPQHAEPHGPELQRTGRLFGGLILDIKRKAPFYLSDFRDALSLQCVASFLFLYCACMSPVITFGGLLGEATEGRISAIESLFGASMTGVAYSLFAGQPLTILGSTGPVLVFEKILFKFCKDYGLSYLSLRACIGLWTALLCLMLVATDASSLVCYITRFTEEAFAALICLIFIYEALEKLFHLGKLYPYNTNSELDKLTLAYCRCAEPDNPSNKTLELWSERNITASVVPWDNLTVKECISLQGQFVGTACGHHGPFTPDVLFWSIILFFSTFFMSAFLKQFKTSRYFPTKVRSMISDFAVFLTIVMMVLLDYVLGVPSQKLKVPNKFQPTRDDRGWLINPIGPNPWWTALVASIPALLCTILIFMDQQITAVIINRKEHKLLKGCGYHLDLLMVGVMLAVCSIMGLPWFVAATVLSISHVNSLKLESESAAPGEQPRFLGIREQRVTGLVIFLLMGCSVFMTGALQFIPMPVLYGVFLYMGASSLKGIQFFDRLKLFGMPAKHQPDFIYLRHVPLRKVHLFTVTQLTCLVLLWIIKHSPAAIVFPMMVLALVFIRKLLDLCFSKRELSYLDDLMPEWKKKNLDDASKEFEGESQEMLSLNKDNPATVQIPIEGSRAVQKTHDPKIEGIAFIDE, via the exons aGGCCCGATGAGGAGGTGGTGGTTGACCAGGGAGGGACCAGCTCGGTGATGAACACTCACTATGAAAAAGAGGAGCTAGAAG GACACAGGACTCTGTTTGTGGGGGTTCGGATGCCGAGGCAGAGCCATCGGCAACGCAAACCCCACGGATCCCGCCACCGGAAGAAAGATAAGAGGGCAGGAAGCATCACGACACAACAAAGCGAGGAAAGTGAGACCGGTGCCAGCAGCCATG ACACTCCATCCCAGCGGGTCCAGTTCATCCTGGGCACAGAGGAGGATGCCGAGCACGTCTCCCATGAGCTGTTCACCGAGCTGGACGAGATCTGCGTGAAGGATGGCAAAGATGCCGAGTGGAAGGAAACAGCCAG ATGGCTGAAGTTTGAAGAGGACGTGGAGGACGGTGGAGAGAGGTGGAGCAAGCCTTACGTCGCTACACTTTCTCTTCACAGCTTGTTTGAGCTGCGGAGCTGTATTATCAATGGCAGCGTGCTGCTGGACATGCGGGCTGACTCCATTGAGGAGATAGCGG ACATGGTTCTGGACCACCAGGAGGCCTCGCACGAGCTGGATGACACCGTCAGAGTGAGGGTACGGGAGGCCCTGCTGAAGAGACACCACCACCAAaacgagaagaagaagaacctcATTCCCATCGTACGCTCCATCGCCGAGGGAGCACGCAAACAGTCAGAGCCTCAAGTAGTAG GGTCAGCCACGTCTCCTCAGCCGCCTCTGCCCACTGAACCTGCCAAGAATGGTGCTGGACAGGACAGTCAAGTGGACCTCAGTAAG GTCGATCTGCACTTCATGAAGAAGATTCCAGTTGGCGCCGAGGCTTCAAATGTGCTGGTTGGAGTTTTGGACTTCCTGGAGAGGCCCGTTGTTGCGTTTGTACGCCTCTCCCCTGCCGTCCTGCTCACCGGACTCACCGAGGTCCCCATCCCCACCAG ATTCCTCTTTATCCTTCTGGGCCCTGATGGAAAAGCTCAGCAGTACCATGAAATAGGACGCTCGATGTCGACCATCATGACTGACGAG ATCTTCCACAATGTCGCCTACAAGGCAAAGGACAGAAGTGACCTGTTAGCAGGGATAGACGAGTTTCTGGACCAGGTGACTGTCCTGCCACCAGGGGAGTGGGACCCTTCCATCCGAATAGAGCCCCCCAAAAATGTCCCCTCTCAG GAGAAGAGGAAAATGCCGGGAGTTCCCAACGGTACAGGCTTGCAGGTGGATGAACCACAACATGCTGAACCCCACGGACCGGAGCTGCAGAGGACAGGAAG GTTATTTGGCGGCCTCATACTGGACATTAAGAGGAAGGCTCCCTTCTATCTGAGTGACTTTAGGGACGCCCTTAGCCTCCAGTGTGTGgcctccttcctcttcctctactGTGCCTGCATGTCTCCTGTCATCACCTTTGGCGGGCTGCTCGGCGAGGCGACTGAAGGACGCATT AGCGCCATAGAGTCTTTGTTCGGTGCGTCGATGACCGGAGTGGCCTACTCTCTGTTTGCTGGTCAGCCTCTCACCATTCTGGGCAGCACAGGTCCTGTTCTGGTTTTTGAGAAAATACTCTTCAAATTCTGCAA gGACTATGGCCTGTCGTATTTGTCCCTCCGGGCTTGCATTGGCCTGTGGACAGCCCTGCTTTGTTTGATGCTAGTGGCCACAGATGCTAGTTCTCTGGTTTGCTACATCACTCGGTTCACAGAGGAGGCGTTTGCTGCCCTCATCTGCCTCATCTTCATCTATGAGGCCTTGGAGAAACTGTTCCACTTGGGGAAGCTGTACCCCTACAATACAAACAGTGAGCTGGACAAACTCACGCTAGCATA CTGCAGGTGTGCAGAGCCTGATAATCCCAGCAATAAAACCTTAGAGCTGTGGAGCGAGAGAAATATCACAGCCTCTGTTGTACCCTGGGATAACCTGACTGTTAAG GAATGTATCAGCCTGCAGGGACAGTTCGTTGGGACAGCATGTGGACACCATGGCCCCTTCACCCCTGATGTTCTCTTCTGGTCCATCATCTTGTTCTTTTCAACGTTCTTCATGTCGGCCTTCCTCAAACAGTTCAAGACAAGTCGTTATTTCCCCACCAAG GTTCGTTCAATGATCAGTGACTTTGCAGTCTTTCTTACAATTGTTATGATGGTCCTGCTCGACTATGTCCTTGGGGTGCCCTCCCAGAAGCTGAAGGTGCCGAACAAATTTCAG CCTACCAGAGATGATCGCGGTTGGCTGATCAATCCAATCGGGCCAAACCCCTGGTGGACCGCCCTGGTTGCGTCCATACCTGCTCTTCTCTGCACCATCCTCATCTTCATGGACCAACAGATAACGGCAGTCATCATAAACCGCAAAGAACACAAACTTCTG AAAGGCTGCGGGTACCATCTAGACCTGCTGATGGTGGGGGTGATGCTGGCTGTGTGCTCCATCATGGGATTGCCGTGGTTTGTGGCGGCAACCGTGTTGTCCATCTCTCATGTCAACAGCCTGAAACTGGAGTCAGAGAGCGCAGCTCCTGGAGAGCAGCCGCGCTTCCTGGGCATCAGAGAGCAGCGGGTCACGGGTCTGGTTATCTTCCTGCTCATGGGCTGCTCTGTGTTCATGACTGGAGCGCTGCAG TTTATTCCTATGCCTGTATTGTATGGAGTTTTTCTTTACATGGGAGCATCTTCATTAAAAGGCATTCAG TTCTTTGACCGCTTGAAGCTTTTCGGTATGCCAGCAAAACACCAGCCTGATTTCATCTATCTGAGACACGTCCCCTTGAGAAAGGTGCACCTGTTCACtgtcactcagctcacctgtctGGTGCTGCTCTGGATCATCAAGCACTCTCCTGCCGCCATCGTCTTCCCCATGATG GTCCTGGCCCTGGTGTTCATCCGTAAGCTGCTGGATCTGTGCTTCTCTAAACGAGAGCTGAGCTACCTGGACGACTTGATGCCTGAGTGGAAGAAGAAAAACCTGGATGATGCTTCCAAAGAGTTTGAAGGG GAATCACAAGAAATGCTCAGCCtgaacaaagacaatccagctaCTGTTCAGATTCCCATAGAGGGCAGCAGAGCTGTTCAAAAAACACATGATCCCAA GATTGAAGGGATCGCATTCATTGATGAGTAA